Proteins from a genomic interval of Rhodococcus rhodochrous:
- a CDS encoding SDR family NAD(P)-dependent oxidoreductase: MSNIALVTGAGSGIGKAIALGFAAQGDRVVAADLDLAAAEATAKEYPQLITALPVDISDRAQVDELRDRTHAEVGVPNVIVNAAGWDRTDQFLNATPEFAQKVVAINYLGPVNICSAFLPGIIDAGNGGRVINLASDAGRVGSSGESIYAGAKGGVIALTKSLAREMARHNINVNCVCPGPTDTPLFQAQEEKLKAALIKAIPFRRLARPEEVAAPVLFFASESASFITGQVISVSGGLTMAG, encoded by the coding sequence GGGTGATCGCGTCGTCGCCGCCGACCTCGACCTCGCAGCCGCCGAAGCCACCGCCAAGGAGTACCCCCAGCTGATCACGGCACTGCCGGTCGACATCTCCGACCGCGCCCAGGTCGACGAGCTCCGCGACCGCACCCATGCCGAGGTGGGCGTGCCCAACGTGATCGTCAACGCCGCCGGCTGGGACCGCACCGACCAGTTCCTGAACGCCACACCGGAGTTCGCCCAGAAGGTCGTCGCGATCAATTATCTCGGCCCGGTGAACATCTGCAGCGCTTTCCTGCCCGGCATCATCGACGCCGGAAACGGCGGTCGCGTGATCAACCTCGCCAGCGATGCAGGTCGCGTCGGCAGCTCCGGCGAATCCATCTACGCGGGAGCGAAGGGCGGCGTCATCGCCCTCACCAAATCGCTCGCCCGCGAGATGGCCCGGCACAACATCAACGTCAACTGCGTGTGCCCCGGCCCCACCGACACCCCGCTGTTCCAGGCCCAGGAAGAGAAGCTCAAAGCTGCTCTTATCAAGGCCATTCCGTTCCGGCGGCTCGCACGACCCGAAGAGGTCGCCGCGCCCGTCCTGTTCTTCGCATCCGAGTCCGCATCGTTCATCACGGGCCAGGTGATCAGCGTCAGCGGCGGCCTCACCATGGCCGGCTGA
- a CDS encoding class I adenylate-forming enzyme family protein: protein MSASYNARAYREYFENDFTYLNGFRRNLGRYGNRVAITDPDTGTRLTYAELGERVDRVATGLADAGVQAGDVVAYQLFNSVEFAELYLATQAVGAVGSPINFRLASGETSFILDKSAPTVFVYDTELTPMVTEALERSAHTPKVIVAVGAGDPVSVPGATVVRYRHLAADRVALPPLHRTVWDETTRLYTSGTTGMPKGVPLNSMIEIFSAHDVIMHFPLSPEDKTLNMTPWFHRGGLYSGGPNPVFYIGGEVVPLRTFDADRVLDLVAEHGLTFLIGAPTNLAMLAAAQEARPRDLSSLRGIVTMGAPLEREAALRYQQVLNPRIFNGYGSTEGFWNTFLRPTDLPEHAGTAGRACTDDDVRVVHIYEDRLAHHDDVVAKDDEEVGEVIVRSPKGSNAYFDSPDQEKAKFNNGWLHIGDLATWDAGEFVTIVGRKDDMLVCGGENVHPVQVEEALNSHPGVSDCLVVGVPDDRWGRIVVAYIVAGSPDVTADVLDAHCRDHPLLSTFKRPRAYRFVESLPVSATGKKLHYKATRTAADEFAAGLFTAPTDSRITR from the coding sequence ATGAGCGCGTCGTACAACGCCCGGGCCTACCGGGAGTACTTCGAGAACGACTTCACGTATCTCAACGGCTTCCGGCGCAACCTGGGACGGTACGGGAACCGCGTTGCCATCACCGATCCCGACACGGGAACTCGGCTGACCTACGCCGAACTCGGCGAGCGCGTCGACCGAGTCGCCACGGGTCTGGCCGATGCGGGTGTGCAGGCAGGGGATGTCGTCGCCTATCAGCTGTTCAACAGCGTCGAGTTCGCCGAACTGTATCTCGCCACCCAGGCCGTCGGCGCGGTGGGTTCGCCGATCAACTTCCGGCTCGCCTCCGGCGAAACATCGTTCATCCTCGACAAGTCCGCACCCACGGTCTTCGTCTACGACACCGAGCTCACTCCCATGGTGACGGAGGCGCTGGAACGCTCGGCGCACACACCGAAGGTGATCGTCGCGGTGGGCGCCGGCGATCCGGTCTCCGTTCCCGGCGCCACCGTTGTGCGGTACCGGCACCTGGCGGCCGATCGGGTCGCGCTCCCGCCGCTGCACCGGACGGTGTGGGACGAGACCACTCGCCTCTACACCTCGGGCACCACCGGTATGCCGAAGGGTGTGCCGCTCAACAGCATGATCGAGATCTTCAGCGCGCACGACGTCATCATGCATTTCCCGCTCAGCCCTGAGGACAAGACGCTCAACATGACGCCGTGGTTCCACCGCGGCGGCCTGTACTCCGGAGGGCCCAATCCGGTCTTCTACATCGGCGGAGAAGTGGTGCCGCTGCGCACCTTCGACGCCGACCGCGTCCTCGACCTCGTCGCCGAGCACGGCCTCACCTTCCTCATCGGAGCACCCACCAACCTCGCGATGCTCGCCGCCGCACAGGAGGCCCGTCCGCGCGACCTGTCGTCGCTGCGCGGAATCGTCACAATGGGTGCGCCGCTCGAACGCGAAGCGGCACTGCGATACCAGCAGGTCCTCAACCCGCGGATCTTCAACGGCTACGGCAGCACCGAAGGGTTCTGGAACACCTTTCTGCGCCCCACCGATCTGCCCGAACATGCCGGCACCGCGGGTCGGGCCTGCACCGACGACGACGTGCGCGTGGTCCACATCTACGAGGACCGACTCGCCCACCACGACGACGTCGTCGCCAAGGACGACGAAGAGGTCGGAGAAGTGATCGTCCGCTCCCCCAAGGGTTCGAACGCCTACTTCGACTCCCCCGACCAGGAGAAGGCCAAGTTCAACAACGGGTGGCTGCACATCGGCGACCTCGCCACGTGGGACGCCGGAGAGTTCGTCACCATCGTCGGACGCAAGGACGACATGCTCGTCTGCGGTGGTGAGAACGTCCATCCGGTGCAGGTCGAGGAAGCGCTCAACTCGCATCCGGGTGTGTCCGACTGCCTCGTCGTCGGCGTACCCGACGACCGGTGGGGACGCATCGTCGTCGCGTACATCGTCGCCGGCAGCCCGGACGTCACGGCGGACGTCCTCGACGCGCATTGTCGCGATCACCCGCTGCTGTCGACCTTCAAGCGACCGCGGGCATATCGCTTCGTCGAGTCACTGCCGGTCTCGGCCACCGGAAAGAAACTGCACTACAAGGCAACCCGAACAGCAGCCGACGAATTCGCCGCAGGGTTGTTCACCGCACCCACCGACTCGAGGATCACACGATGA
- a CDS encoding acyl-CoA dehydrogenase family protein, with product MNARLEYETEHQQFREVARDFVRDKITPVHEDWEHASCLDRSLFTEAGKLGLLAFSVDEKYGGPGVDDFRYNAILIEEVNRAGNAAAGIAFSLQNDVVLPYLTELTTDEQKARWLPGVVSGETVLGIAMTEPGTGSDLTGIRTSAVRDGDHYVVNGAKTFISNGQNGDLFVVATRTSDDPHKGLTLLVVEADTPGFSRGRNLEKIGLHAQDTSELTFTDMRVPVANRLGDEGRGFYQLVHNLPQERLSLSIGAVAAAEGVLAQTLDYVRERKAFGKPVSSFQNTQFVLAELATELDIARTYLDDCIAEHVAGQLTAARAARLKWWATELQVRVADRCLQLHGGYGYMREYGVARAFVDARIQTIYGGTTEIMKTIVAKDLGI from the coding sequence ATGAACGCACGCCTCGAATACGAGACCGAGCACCAGCAGTTCCGGGAGGTCGCTCGCGACTTCGTCCGCGACAAGATCACACCCGTGCACGAGGACTGGGAGCACGCGAGCTGCCTCGACCGGTCGTTGTTCACCGAAGCCGGTAAGCTCGGACTGCTCGCCTTCTCCGTCGACGAGAAGTACGGCGGTCCCGGCGTCGACGACTTCCGCTACAACGCCATCCTCATCGAGGAGGTCAACCGAGCGGGCAACGCCGCGGCCGGTATCGCGTTCTCCCTGCAGAACGACGTGGTGCTGCCCTACCTGACCGAGTTGACCACCGACGAACAGAAGGCACGGTGGCTGCCCGGCGTCGTCAGTGGCGAGACCGTGCTGGGCATCGCCATGACCGAACCCGGCACCGGCAGCGACCTCACCGGTATCCGCACCTCCGCGGTGCGCGACGGCGATCACTACGTCGTCAACGGAGCCAAGACGTTCATCTCCAACGGTCAGAACGGCGACCTGTTCGTCGTCGCGACCCGCACCTCCGACGACCCGCACAAGGGATTGACGCTGCTGGTCGTCGAGGCCGACACCCCCGGCTTCTCCCGCGGACGCAATCTCGAGAAGATCGGTCTGCACGCCCAGGACACCAGCGAGCTGACGTTCACCGACATGCGGGTGCCGGTCGCGAACCGTCTCGGCGACGAAGGCCGCGGCTTCTACCAACTGGTGCACAACCTCCCGCAGGAACGGTTGTCGCTGTCCATCGGTGCGGTCGCCGCCGCCGAGGGCGTCCTCGCGCAGACCCTCGACTACGTCCGCGAGCGGAAGGCGTTCGGGAAGCCGGTGTCGAGCTTCCAGAACACCCAGTTCGTGCTCGCCGAGCTGGCCACCGAGCTCGACATCGCCCGCACCTACCTCGACGACTGCATCGCCGAGCACGTCGCCGGGCAGCTCACCGCCGCCCGCGCCGCCCGTCTGAAGTGGTGGGCCACCGAACTGCAGGTGCGTGTCGCCGACCGGTGCCTGCAACTGCACGGCGGCTACGGCTACATGCGCGAATACGGCGTCGCACGCGCTTTCGTCGACGCCCGCATCCAGACGATCTACGGCGGAACCACCGAGATCATGAAGACGATCGTCGCGAAGGATCTCGGGATCTGA
- a CDS encoding TetR/AcrR family transcriptional regulator has protein sequence MTTDHDALPVEEAVRAVRTSSRRKQVLDAAVQVMQRTGFHQMSMQALADEAGVSVGLIYKYFGGKEEILLATIVSILDTFRDQIEPAMEAAGDDPVERLAAGIRRYIEIVDENLDATVLTYRESRTLDAAGRARIKELEVETSAPLRSALDDGIAAGIMEPIDVDLMVFDILLLAHGWALKHWHFGAIYTLDDYIRLQTRLVLNTTLKAARRGEYAHFLR, from the coding sequence ATGACCACCGACCACGATGCACTTCCCGTGGAAGAGGCCGTGCGGGCAGTTCGTACCAGTTCCCGCCGCAAGCAGGTCCTCGACGCCGCCGTGCAGGTCATGCAGCGCACCGGTTTCCACCAGATGTCGATGCAGGCGCTGGCCGACGAGGCCGGTGTCAGCGTCGGACTGATCTACAAGTACTTCGGCGGCAAGGAGGAAATCCTCCTCGCCACCATCGTCTCGATCCTCGACACCTTCCGCGACCAGATCGAACCTGCGATGGAGGCCGCCGGCGACGACCCGGTCGAACGGCTCGCCGCCGGCATCCGCCGCTACATCGAGATCGTCGACGAGAACCTCGATGCCACCGTCCTCACCTACCGGGAGAGCCGCACGCTCGACGCTGCAGGTCGCGCCCGGATCAAGGAACTGGAGGTCGAGACGTCGGCGCCGCTGCGCTCCGCCCTCGACGACGGCATCGCCGCCGGAATCATGGAGCCCATCGACGTCGATCTGATGGTGTTCGACATCTTGCTCCTCGCCCACGGGTGGGCGCTCAAGCACTGGCACTTCGGAGCCATCTACACCCTCGACGACTACATCCGGCTCCAGACCCGGCTGGTGCTCAACACGACCCTGAAAGCGGCGCGGCGCGGGGAGTACGCGCACTTCCTCCGGTAA
- the eutC gene encoding ethanolamine ammonia-lyase subunit EutC: MSDLWDELRRHTQARIGLGRTGNSIPTRRHLEFVTAHAEARDAVHVPLDVPAMVRRTKELGLGDPLVVESAAQDRSTYLRRPDLGRQLAEGTALPRTDADLGIALCDGLSSTALDAHGPDLLAAIVAALPGLTVAPPVIATQARVALGDHIGERLGVTTMLVIIGERPGLSVADSVGVYLTHHPRPGRSDAERNCVSNIHPPGGMTYDHAARVVAALVNGARQLGASGVALKDTSRDPALTDPDNGAGIGHRSAQ, translated from the coding sequence GTGAGCGACCTGTGGGATGAACTGCGTCGGCACACCCAGGCCCGGATCGGACTGGGCCGTACCGGGAACAGCATCCCGACACGCCGTCATCTGGAATTCGTGACGGCCCATGCCGAGGCGCGCGACGCCGTGCACGTCCCGCTCGACGTGCCCGCGATGGTGCGGCGGACGAAAGAACTCGGACTCGGTGATCCGCTCGTCGTGGAAAGCGCAGCGCAGGATCGCAGTACGTATCTGCGGCGCCCCGACCTCGGCCGGCAACTCGCCGAGGGAACCGCGCTGCCACGAACGGACGCCGACCTCGGCATCGCGCTGTGCGACGGGTTGTCGTCCACTGCTCTCGACGCCCACGGACCCGATCTGCTCGCGGCGATCGTCGCTGCCCTGCCGGGGCTGACGGTGGCGCCGCCGGTCATCGCGACGCAGGCGCGTGTCGCGCTGGGAGACCATATCGGTGAACGACTCGGCGTCACGACGATGCTCGTGATCATCGGCGAACGCCCCGGCCTCTCGGTGGCCGACAGCGTCGGCGTGTACCTGACGCACCACCCGAGGCCGGGACGCAGTGACGCCGAACGCAACTGCGTGTCGAACATCCACCCGCCCGGCGGGATGACCTACGACCACGCGGCGCGCGTCGTCGCGGCCCTCGTGAACGGCGCGCGACAGTTGGGTGCGTCGGGGGTCGCGTTGAAGGACACCTCGCGGGACCCCGCACTCACCGACCCCGACAACGGAGCGGGAATCGGTCATCGGAGCGCGCAATAA
- a CDS encoding ethanolamine ammonia-lyase subunit EutB has protein sequence MTIYRQQLGGTGYEFDGLVDLLGKASPRRSGDELAGCAATSDAERAAAQLTLADLPLTAFLTEAVVPYETDEVTRLIVDTHDATAFAPVSHMTVGELRDHLLEVAARPDSADVLAALAPGLTPEMVAATSKIMRNQDLIAVSRAATVTSAFRTTIGLPGRLATRLQPNHPVDDPRGVAASVLDGLLMGCGDAVVGINPASDSPHAVSDLLHLLDEIRQRFEIPTQSCVLTHVTTTIDLIEKDAPVDLVFQSVAGTEGANRSFGVDLAVLREGNEAGRSLRRGTVGSNVMYFETGQGSALSSGTHVGTGGRPVDQQTLEARAYAVARKFHPLLVNTVVGFIGPEYLYDGKQIIRAGLEDQFCGKLLGLPMGVDVCYTNHAEADQDDMDTLLTLLAVAGTAFVITVPGADDVMLGYQSLSFHDVLYVREAADLRPAPEFEDWLRRQGMADDVGRILPVDIGTSPLRALGGAL, from the coding sequence ATGACGATCTACCGACAACAGCTCGGCGGAACCGGTTACGAGTTCGACGGCCTCGTCGACCTGCTCGGCAAAGCATCCCCGCGCCGCTCGGGCGATGAACTCGCGGGCTGCGCGGCCACCTCGGATGCCGAACGCGCCGCGGCACAGCTGACTCTCGCCGACCTCCCGCTGACCGCCTTCCTCACCGAGGCGGTCGTCCCGTACGAGACCGACGAGGTCACCAGGCTGATCGTCGACACCCACGACGCGACGGCCTTCGCGCCGGTCTCGCACATGACCGTCGGGGAACTGCGCGACCACCTCCTGGAGGTCGCGGCCCGACCGGACTCCGCCGACGTGCTCGCAGCACTCGCGCCGGGACTCACCCCGGAGATGGTCGCGGCGACCAGCAAGATCATGCGCAACCAGGACCTCATCGCGGTCTCCCGTGCCGCGACCGTGACCAGTGCGTTCCGCACGACCATCGGATTGCCCGGCCGGCTCGCGACACGCCTGCAACCGAACCATCCCGTCGACGATCCGCGTGGGGTCGCCGCGTCCGTCCTCGACGGTCTGCTGATGGGATGCGGCGACGCGGTGGTCGGCATCAATCCGGCGAGCGACTCACCGCACGCCGTGTCCGACCTGCTGCACCTGCTCGACGAGATCCGGCAGCGATTCGAGATCCCCACGCAATCGTGCGTGCTCACCCACGTCACCACCACCATCGATCTGATCGAGAAGGACGCACCCGTCGACCTGGTGTTCCAGTCCGTCGCGGGCACCGAGGGTGCCAACCGCAGCTTCGGGGTGGACCTCGCAGTGCTGCGGGAGGGCAACGAGGCCGGCAGGTCGCTGCGACGGGGGACCGTCGGCAGCAACGTCATGTACTTCGAGACCGGGCAGGGCTCGGCGTTGTCATCGGGAACCCATGTCGGAACCGGAGGCAGACCGGTGGATCAGCAGACGCTCGAAGCGCGTGCGTATGCCGTTGCGCGCAAGTTCCATCCGCTGCTCGTCAACACGGTCGTGGGATTCATCGGACCGGAATACCTGTACGACGGCAAGCAGATCATCCGTGCGGGTCTCGAAGACCAGTTCTGCGGCAAACTTCTCGGCCTGCCGATGGGTGTGGACGTCTGCTACACCAACCATGCCGAGGCCGACCAGGACGACATGGACACCCTGCTGACCCTGTTGGCCGTTGCCGGAACAGCTTTCGTCATCACCGTGCCCGGCGCCGACGACGTGATGCTCGGCTACCAGTCGCTGTCGTTCCACGACGTGCTGTACGTGCGGGAGGCCGCCGATCTGCGGCCGGCACCGGAATTCGAGGACTGGCTACGCAGGCAGGGCATGGCGGACGACGTCGGTCGCATCCTGCCGGTGGACATCGGCACGTCCCCGCTGCGCGCGCTCGGAGGTGCCCTGTGA
- a CDS encoding SGNH/GDSL hydrolase family protein, which yields MKTIVRAGIVAGMAAASMVWPVSAMSDPGSEQGIRYVALGDSRAAGPYLDAAAMLSGCARADAGYPNLVAGSLQTVSIVNVACSGARTEHITSVPQQTSTGSVPPQIDSLTPDTNLVTLSIGGNDVGWAGLVSACYTELPGGDAHCRTDPGTTSRMDAALSALGPKVTATLTAVQQRAPRARVLLVGHGGVFGNRGCWPNIPTSDADASFVTNFFVRMNRVLARSAGEAGAEFVDVMAGSEGHDACAPSEQRFYEGRQSLSLAKALHPTAAGMRHMAQRVTNVWYQRG from the coding sequence ATGAAGACGATTGTGCGAGCCGGGATCGTCGCCGGCATGGCAGCTGCATCGATGGTGTGGCCGGTGTCCGCGATGAGCGACCCGGGTAGCGAGCAGGGCATCCGATACGTCGCGCTCGGCGACTCGCGTGCCGCCGGACCCTACCTCGACGCAGCGGCGATGCTCAGCGGATGTGCCCGCGCGGATGCGGGATATCCGAACCTCGTCGCGGGTTCGCTGCAGACCGTCAGTATCGTCAACGTCGCGTGTTCGGGAGCACGCACCGAGCACATCACGTCCGTCCCGCAGCAGACGTCGACCGGATCGGTCCCGCCGCAGATCGATTCGCTCACTCCGGACACGAATCTCGTCACGCTGAGCATCGGCGGCAACGATGTCGGCTGGGCGGGGCTCGTCTCGGCCTGCTACACCGAGCTTCCGGGCGGCGACGCGCACTGCCGCACCGATCCGGGCACCACGTCGCGCATGGACGCCGCCCTGAGCGCGCTCGGACCGAAGGTCACCGCGACACTCACAGCCGTCCAGCAACGCGCACCGCGCGCACGGGTCCTGCTGGTCGGGCACGGTGGCGTCTTCGGCAACCGGGGTTGCTGGCCCAACATCCCCACCAGCGATGCCGACGCCTCCTTCGTGACGAACTTCTTCGTGCGGATGAACCGAGTGCTCGCCCGGTCCGCCGGCGAGGCCGGTGCCGAGTTCGTCGACGTCATGGCCGGATCGGAAGGACACGACGCGTGTGCGCCCTCCGAGCAGCGCTTCTACGAAGGACGGCAGTCGCTGTCGCTGGCGAAGGCGCTGCATCCCACCGCCGCGGGGATGCGGCACATGGCGCAGCGGGTGACGAACGTCTGGTACCAGCGGGGCTAG
- a CDS encoding serine/threonine-protein kinase codes for MTVHKVLDGRYELSGLLGVGGSGEIHDGWDTRLHRPVAVKLLGREVGSRPDVRRRFEVEARAAAALNHPRIVAVYDTGEHDGRPYIVMERLPGRTLADDIARGPLPDDRVRTVLAGILEALVAAHGAGILHRDIKPANVLVAENGEIKVADFGIAKSVGDDLTRTGELVGTVAYLSPDRITGHPASVTDDLYAVGIVGYESLCGRRPFAEDNILALARAITHDRPQPLTELRPDAHPGLVAVIERAMAREPSDRFRSAHEMLSALQNSDGYRTATTRLPAGMAVDPTTTVGTDRSRGVLVAAGLTLVGALAVGGLALGFGRGDSPPAATPETRTPGTSAATPERVPATTELPVTPESTVVPARTADETPVVPPVVPAPETVPVAPPADAGPTRSESESRGNSGPGNNNGNGNGNGGDGNGNNGNGNNGRGNGNNGNSGRGNGNGNG; via the coding sequence GTGACCGTCCACAAAGTTCTCGACGGCCGCTACGAGCTGAGCGGTCTGCTCGGCGTGGGCGGCAGCGGCGAGATCCACGACGGTTGGGACACCCGCCTCCACCGGCCCGTCGCCGTCAAACTGCTCGGACGGGAGGTGGGTAGCAGACCGGACGTACGACGTCGTTTCGAAGTCGAGGCCCGGGCCGCCGCGGCCCTGAACCACCCTCGCATCGTCGCCGTGTACGACACGGGTGAACACGACGGACGTCCCTACATCGTTATGGAACGGCTTCCCGGGCGGACCCTCGCCGACGACATCGCCCGCGGACCCCTACCCGACGATCGGGTGCGCACGGTGCTCGCCGGAATTCTCGAGGCACTCGTCGCCGCGCACGGTGCGGGGATCCTTCACCGGGACATCAAACCGGCGAACGTGCTCGTCGCGGAGAACGGTGAGATCAAGGTCGCCGACTTCGGTATCGCGAAGAGCGTCGGCGACGACCTCACCCGCACCGGTGAACTCGTGGGGACCGTCGCCTATCTGAGCCCGGACCGCATCACCGGACACCCCGCGTCCGTTACGGACGATCTGTACGCGGTCGGGATCGTCGGCTACGAGTCCCTGTGCGGGCGGAGGCCGTTCGCCGAGGACAACATCCTCGCGCTGGCACGGGCCATCACGCACGACCGGCCGCAGCCGCTCACCGAACTCCGACCGGACGCCCATCCTGGGCTCGTCGCAGTGATCGAGCGGGCCATGGCACGAGAGCCTTCCGACCGGTTCCGCAGTGCGCACGAGATGCTCTCGGCATTGCAGAACTCCGACGGATACCGCACTGCGACGACCCGGCTGCCGGCAGGTATGGCTGTCGACCCGACGACCACCGTAGGCACGGACCGTTCCCGTGGAGTTCTTGTCGCGGCGGGTCTGACGCTGGTCGGAGCGCTCGCCGTGGGCGGTCTCGCGCTCGGATTCGGGCGGGGCGACTCCCCGCCGGCGGCCACACCGGAGACCCGGACGCCGGGCACGTCCGCAGCGACGCCCGAACGGGTACCGGCCACCACCGAGCTCCCTGTGACTCCCGAATCCACGGTCGTCCCGGCTCGCACAGCGGACGAAACCCCCGTGGTTCCGCCCGTCGTACCCGCTCCGGAGACCGTTCCTGTCGCACCGCCGGCGGATGCCGGGCCCACGAGGTCCGAATCCGAGTCCCGTGGGAACAGCGGACCCGGCAACAACAACGGGAATGGCAACGGCAACGGCGGTGATGGAAATGGGAACAACGGCAACGGGAACAACGGTCGCGGCAACGGCAACAATGGCAACAGCGGCCGCGGCAACGGCAACGGCAACGGGTGA
- a CDS encoding LacI family DNA-binding transcriptional regulator, whose amino-acid sequence MPRPDRAPTLKEIAERAGVHVSTASRVLRQPEPVDGWSDSALRVREVAAELGYRPNLWAASLRTRKTTTLGVVMPRLTDGVVATTYQGIEEAATKAGYSVLLSSPPDDLEAQRRAIALLVGRQVDGLLLSSMHLPGRPFVESLALGSLPILAVTRHADAGLPFVVGDDYRGGVLAARHLLDRGYDDLAIIAGPDHASTARDRRDGFVDTLKEASVALPPERIVRSSFDVAGGVEAARALLDRPDRPRAIFAVSDTIAIGILGVARDLGLSIPGDLAVVGYNDIPVVAQLPVPLTTVRSPAHDIGVTAIERLLELVRTGETESTKLPVELVARGSS is encoded by the coding sequence ATGCCCCGTCCCGACCGCGCCCCGACGCTCAAGGAGATCGCCGAGCGCGCCGGTGTCCACGTCTCGACGGCATCCCGGGTGCTGCGCCAGCCCGAACCGGTCGACGGCTGGTCGGACTCGGCACTGCGGGTGCGGGAGGTCGCGGCCGAACTGGGATATCGCCCCAATCTGTGGGCAGCGAGCCTGCGGACCCGCAAGACCACGACCCTCGGTGTCGTCATGCCGCGACTCACCGACGGCGTGGTCGCCACGACCTACCAGGGCATCGAGGAAGCCGCCACGAAAGCGGGCTACTCGGTGCTGCTGTCGAGCCCACCCGACGATCTCGAGGCGCAACGTCGCGCCATCGCGCTGCTCGTGGGCCGGCAGGTCGACGGTCTGCTGCTGAGCAGCATGCACCTGCCGGGCCGCCCGTTCGTCGAGTCGCTGGCGCTCGGATCGCTGCCCATCCTCGCGGTCACCCGGCACGCCGACGCCGGGTTGCCGTTCGTAGTGGGCGACGACTACCGAGGAGGAGTGCTGGCCGCCCGGCACCTGCTCGACCGCGGCTACGACGACCTGGCGATCATCGCCGGCCCCGACCACGCCAGCACTGCCCGCGACCGGCGCGACGGCTTCGTCGACACCCTGAAGGAAGCGTCGGTGGCCCTGCCGCCCGAGCGGATCGTGCGGTCGAGCTTCGACGTCGCCGGGGGTGTCGAGGCCGCGCGTGCGCTGCTGGATCGCCCCGACCGGCCCCGCGCGATCTTCGCGGTCAGCGACACCATTGCCATCGGCATCCTCGGTGTCGCCCGCGACCTGGGTCTGTCCATCCCCGGCGATCTCGCCGTCGTCGGTTACAACGACATCCCTGTCGTCGCGCAGCTGCCGGTTCCGCTCACCACCGTGCGATCGCCCGCGCACGATATCGGGGTGACGGCCATCGAGCGTCTGCTCGAACTCGTGCGCACCGGGGAGACGGAATCGACGAAGCTGCCCGTCGAACTCGTCGCGCGCGGATCGAGCTGA